Part of the Loxodonta africana isolate mLoxAfr1 chromosome 15, mLoxAfr1.hap2, whole genome shotgun sequence genome is shown below.
CCCTGCTGAGATGTGAGATCTTGGAGACCCAGTGGTTAGAACCATGGGGCCCTGCTCTGGAACTGCcttgtttcttcctctcctgtacTGTCTTTAGCTCAAAAATCAGCTGTTTTCTGAGGCAGGTCAATTCTGGATCTGGGGCATATGGACTGTTTGGTGGGATGTGGAgtttctggagccatgttttccctTCACTGTTTAGACTCCCAgatgcctcctgtgtgggtaattTCTCTGAGACTACTACAGTTTGGTTCCGAAACTCCCTTGCTTTTATGGGAATTCCCATCTGTATCTCTAGGaccttttttctcagatggaaatttagtttggtcaagatgggtgttttgagtgcctttagaATAACAGCATCTGTTTGACTTTCTAGATGCACCATCTCCTTTGTTTGTTCCTCCTGCACTTCAGCAAGGAATTCCTGTGCACCGTCTGCACCAGTCTCGTCATCTTGAAGACCTGGCCCAGGACTTATGCACTGTTCTTCGTAGGAGATCATCTCAGTCAGAGGCTCTGGTGTGATTTCAACAGGCTCAGGCATTATCTCTGCAATTTCAGATTGGCTAGTGATTGGCAGGCCTGTGGCCTTGGAGGGAGCCAAATAATAGAGATCAGGCAGCCCTGACAGGAAGGCTAGATGTTTGTCCTGTAAATTAGTTCCCAGCTTCTCCACGGGTCCCTTGGGCAGGGATCTGGACAGCTTAGTGTGGTCAATGACAGCACCTGGTGAGGTCTGTGAGGGCATAACTTTCTGATATATCTCAGGATCAGTTGCTGCCTTCAGCTCTAAGAGCTTGTTTTCTGGAATGCAGGGGTACTGAGCTACCTCCATACTCCCTGGGATTCCACTGTCCTGGCAGATAAATATATGGGCAATGACAGTACCCTGGAGGGTCTGCCAACCTTTGTAATCGATGTGTTTCTGCAGTATTGCTGTGGTTTGGGTGAGCAAGCGTGGCATGGAGTCTAACACTGGGGCCAATGTGAGTGAGGTCATGTCACTAACCCCACTGACCTCTGGGGCTGCAGACCAGGAGGCATTCACATTGTCCAAGGCTTTACTTCTCAAGAGCAGAGGCTGTTGGTCAGCACGGGACAGGAGCAATGTAGTGGACTGCTTGATCCTCTGAGACATGCCACCGTGCTGGGGAATTAACTGCTTTTGGAGGTGGAACTCCAGCAGCCTCTGGGCATGGTCCGGGAAGAAGGGTAGTTCCCCCCTGAGGAGTGAGATGGGCTTCCTGGACCAGGAAGATCTCAGGGTCTCTGGAGACGGGGTTGTGTCACCGGTCTTATATTGCATGAGACTCTGGGCATACTGAGATCTCTCGAAAGCAGCTGGCAATTGCCACCTAACCTGGAGCTGCCTCTGCAGCAGGTTCCACTCCAACACTCTGAACTTGGCCAGAGCCCGAAATGGGATATTGATCTGGTTTCGTTGATGGTCAGTTGGAGACACCAAGTTTGGGACAGATGTGGAAGAAGGTGAAGCTGACTGGGGTGGATTATTAGGCAAGAGCGGGAGGAAGGAGTGCTCATTGAAGAAAACAAGAACATTCAAGGGAAATTGGGGTATGTGCCTGTTTGTGGAAATCCCTTGAAACTCAATGTCAGTGACAAGCAGGGACTCACTGGTTAGACAAGAGAAGCTACAGAATTGCTGGCTGTGCTTCTGCTTCAGACGATCAATGTCAGTGACAAGCAGGGACTCACTGGCTAGACAAGAGAAGCTGCAGAATTGCTGGCTGTGCTTCTGCTTCAGATGATCACCTGAGTCTTCAGCCTGTCTCTCAGGCTGTGGATAGAGGCTATTTAGAACTTTAAGGGCTGGAGAGGGCAAGGCCAGAGCCAGAGGGCTTGGGGTTCTCTGGCAGTGGCAGCTTTGGTCTTGGTCCCTGATGGACCACTTAAAAAGCCAGAAGGCCTGAGTAGGCTGGCTGAGCATACAGGAACCCCACGTCTTGTGGGAAATGGTCCCAGTTGTTTCAACATAAGCATTCAAATTATCATTCATAAGCTGCCTCAGGGACTCTTCCACATGCCTGGGGTGTCCCCACCTCTGGAAATGCATCCATTTTTTTACGTGGACCTCAAGAAACCTGAGAAGTTCAGGACTGAGTAATGAGAGGTGGGTGGGGAAGATAGTGACCGTATGTATGGCTATAGCATGTGTCAGATTCGTGAGGTCTGTGGTCAGgaacagcagagagacatgggatctCAAGGGCTGCTGGCCTTGGTTCCCATGGGAAAATTTGTGGTTGCTATACAGCATCTCTTGCTGGCTCACAGGAACTCTGGTCTCCCCAAGGCTTGAAGAAGGTATAGTTCCTGGGTTCCTGGGCACATCTGGCAGTTGAAATCCCTTCCCTAGCTGCAGGTGTTCATCCCAGTGATCTTGGATGATGACCAGACTGGTTGATGGGGCAGCCGTCTGGGTTAAGGATGTCTGATTCGTTAATTGTAACAGTGTGGAGGTTACGGATGCCGGTAAAAGTTCTCTGGAGTTCTTGGAACGCAGTTGCAGACTCTGCTTAGACACTCCAGAGATGGACAGAATTTCTAGGCAAAAAGAGTGTTGTGAGGTCCCTGCCGACGTGGGGGTGATCAGGGTGTTTTTACCTGTCACCAATTGTTGAATATCCAGAGCCGTGGCATTGGAGACCGGATAGTAGAGGTCTCCATATAGGAGCTGCAACACACGTCCTTCTCGAGGAAGCCAGGCCTGCCTGGAAAGGGACGCATGGCAACCGTTACTGATGCAGTGTCATCTGCCTCCTTGGAAGAGTGTGGTCTGGGGGATTGGCCTTTCCTTTCCCCTAGGCCTGTAAGCCCTGGGCCTACCCCTGGGAATCTCCCACTTTGCTTGTTAGGCCTGGCTGAGCTGAGGCTCTTGGTCTTGTCGGGCAAGGTCTCAGACAGCTGCTGGGTGGCCAGGGCCCTCAGATAGGACTGGGAGGTAGGGtgaattctctgctgaactctgttGAGAAGCTGAACTAGAAGGGAACAAAGCAGGTGAGGATGTCAGGTAGTTAGCAGAATGGCCATCACCAGGCACATCACCGAGTATAACCTAGAGTCAGTCTCATTTGGGGCTATGAAAACAATGTCCGTTATCCATATTTGTGGATAATGACATCTTTGTGCGAATACTGTATTCTGGGGACTGTGGATTGTCCCTGGTGCTATATACAGCATCTCTTGGGGACTAGTCCTGTCCTCTGGAGATCTTATTAGGAGGATAAGATGACAGGCTTCTGTCTGAAGACTGTCCTAGTGAGTGACCTCCCTATATTTCCAGGCTGAGCCAGACTCAGTGGGGTCTGCCTTTGAAAGGGTGTAGAAGCAAAAGGAATATGACAGTGATGACTTAATTATGCAAAATCCAGACTCTAGGCCAAATAACGTGTCTCCTTGCTGAGTTCCACTTCATGTAAAATCTTTTATAAATTACGTACTAGTCAGACCTGAAGTCCAGGAATAATGTGACTTTTTTAGCATAGAGTAGATTGGGAGACTGTTCTCTCCTGTGATGTCTGACCACTTCTGTCCTGGCAACTCTCTCAACCAGTGAACCAGCCTCTCTCATGTATGGTTCCCTCCCATGCATTGTCCCTCTCCTCTTCCTTGTccctggccaaactgagaaatcATCACAGCCCAGGCTGGGACTTGGGAGACAACAAAGGACAGAGAGCAAGAGATCACCTTTTTGGGACAGCGAGACCCTTTTGGAGCTTTTCAGCTTCTTCCTTGGAAGGTCTCCTAGCTGAAGAACCAGGAAACAGTGTTACATGGACAGGAGAGGGTCGGGGCATTCTATAGGAAGCTAGTAGTGAGGCCTTGGACTCTCAGTAAAGGAGACTAAAGGCCTCAAGAGTCAGGCTCCAAGGCATGTGTGTGTATAGCTTAAACATTTACACTATGTATCTCATTCCTAATCTCATTTGATGTTCACAATCACAGTGTGAGTGCAGCAGGATCATCAGTGTTATGCCTGTTTTATGGATAATAAGACTGAGACATGGAATGACTTCCACAGTGTCATAAAAACTAGTAAATAACACAGTTAAGGACCTCTGTCTTATTTCCTCATTCCCAGCAGGTTAAGGTAGAGAAATCTGGACATGTCCAGGCTCTGATTTCCTATCCAAGGAAGTTTCTATAAGAAATTGTCAATTTGGGAAACTTCAGCCTTTAGTGGTTAGAGTAGCTTGCTCCTGGCACCAAGGGATAGGGTTAGTATCCATGAGAACCTCGCTCATGGTGAAGGGGAATCAGAGGAGAGATTGGGGCCTTACCTCTTGATGGAGCATCTCTAGCCCTTTGGGTGACCCTTTGGTGTTGCTTAAAGACAAAAAGGGTTAGAATGTGAAGCTTTGACACAAATTTCTTTTCATGCCCAAAATGGGATAAAAGCAATAACATTTTCTAATCCCTTTTATATacctttctatattttatacttttactaCATTTCCTTTCCTTAGTCCCCCTTTTTTACCCCaacatttctcttttctgcttattTGACTCACTTCTAGGCTCTTCCAGACTCCATGCCTTATACCCCATTTCTAGGAGAAGTTCTGTGGGCGGGTTAGGATGACACAGGAGGAAGAGTGGAACAGATTAAAGGGTGAATGGTTCCAGTAGCCAAAAGCTTCAGCTTACAAAGGCCTTAAAGAACCACCAACTAGAAAAATCACCCAAACTGGGAGGTCCAGTAAGGTAGACTTTATATCTTTGACCCCTCAACCCGAGTCAGCTAATGTCCTTGGCGTTTCAATTAGAGTACATTCCATGGAGGGCTGGCAAGGCATTGTTCTAGGCTCTAAAAAGTAAATGACTATACAAGAATAACTGaagttttgattaaaaaaaaacaaaaaaaaaaactctcaagcaGGGATAAGGAGAGAAACTGGGGGTTTAAAAGCTTCTTGTCTGAGACTTAACAGATCAATAGTGTTCAGGGTGTTTTCCTACCTCATGGGCACTCCTGTTAGATTCCAGTCTGAATCcatggtatttctttttcatttgccaAATATTTATTATAAGGCAGAAAACAGAGGCATATTTATATAAGGGATATCCAGCATGCCACCAAAGGAAAGTAGGGCACAACATGGTCTTGCCTCAATACACTGAGGAGACCAGTATTCCCACTATGTAGGCATCCAGGATACTGGTGCCTAATGATTCTCAGCACTGAGCCTTGTCATCTCCACCTCACAGTCATCGACTGCGTCACAAAGGCCTCCCGTGTCATAAAGCAGATGTGGCATCAAAGCCCTGTAGCTGTCGTAGGGAAGTTTATGTGGTGATTCAGTCTGTAGATGAGGGCATCGGGTTATCTCTGAGGGTCTCAGAGCTTGCAACTAAAGATGCCATGGCCAGGCCACAGGCAGTGTCTAcgctccctttctctctcccgtGTCCACACTCTACAGCAGCCTGATGACTCAGCTCTCTCTGTTACAACAGTCTGAAACTCCCCAGAAACTGAGTGTTTAAGCACACAGGGCACCTTATAAGAAAGAGTAGCCAGGGCAGAGAGCCCTCCACCAGCTCTTTCACTTGTAGTAGAAACTTACCTAAAAGTACACAAGAGGTTAGGGCGGGCAGAGTCGGGTTAAGGCTTGGAAATGGAGAGCTTTGATGTTACAAGTAATGGGTGATTGGTAATCAGAGGTACAGGAAGGGGACCAAGGTTGATGTGACAGGAAAAGACCAAAGCAGCAGTATCTTTAAATGACATTGTGAGAACAAGAAAGGGTTGCCTCCAGGCTGTGTGCCTGAGAAGAGATTGTAAACACTACTTCTATGGAGGCGGAGGAATGAGCCTCACCTCTGGAGGCCTGTCCAAGGCCTGGTTTCCCAGAGCTGCCCTTTCAGATGTTCCAGCCTTTGCCTCCTCAGGGAGATGACTACCTGCAGAGATGGGTTGGTGGCCACTTTCAACTAAGGGCCACAAACTAGTTGCTCGTGGTTAGATCTACTCATCTACTCTGGATGCATGCTGTTTGACTGGAGAAGTTttttgtgctgttttttttttcaacctggATTCTGGAAAGCTTTAGGCAAGGTAGGCGTTTTCCAATTCAGTCCCAGGACCCAGCGTTTCTACCGTCTACCCTTATTTTGCACATTTACATTACCTGTTTGGCTTGTTTCGATATTGTGATATGCTTCTAACACCCCAGGATTTCTGTGTTTCCTTGAAAAGGCCTTTCAGTGAGACTGGTCTGACAGCCAAACAATTCTTGGGCTGATAATCTCTGAAGAGGGTATTTGTTCTTCCTCCAGCCTCCAGTCCTCCACCAGCAGGTATGGTGAGTgcttattttcaaatgttaaaacaaCCTGCATTTCTGCAATAAACCTTGTcttgatggttaaggctgtgtgtcaactaggctaggccgtgattctcagtggtttggcagctgtatgatgttgtgatgacttccatgatgagatttgatagaaTGTGATCACAgctgatgggatctgttgtgagtagccagtcagttgaaagggagtttcattcGGCCTGTGACCTGCATAGACATGCTGGTagagctcatgggcttttgcttgctctgtatcCTGCAGCTGGCACCTGTTCTTCTTACCTTGGTTCCCTGGAGTTGAGCTACCCGCTTTCCTGCTGTCTTGTCTggcgatcttgggatttgtctatCTTTGCCgtttgtgagcaagagcctttctctctgtcctgccggtcttgggttcatcagcccctgtggctacgtgaattgaTAAACAtctctttctgtatatatttatatgttttattggTATAAAGCTtccctagagaacacagcctaagacacttgtTTAGTCATAATTTTACTTGCTAAAATTTTGTCAAAAATTTTTGCATCAGCAGTCGGGTTGCACAACCTATTAATGCAATTGctgtcactaagttgtacacctgttaaaagtaaaattggcaaaaattgagttatagatatatttataacaatgaccagaaaaaaaaaaaagtatagctgCTGGAGCTGCTTAGGTACAACCacatacctcatgggatttggttgcttggtttggaggtttagggtcctggtttcatgggacatttcagttaattggcctgataACGTGGTTAGTGCTTCTGTTGCACTCCCAAGTTCACTGAATAGTGCCtgtagtcttaaaagcttgcaatcagTCATACAAGGTCCAACAGCTGccgcctttgccatgagatcagaagaactggatggtgtctggctaccatcactgaacatttttttttaaataatttttattgtgcttcaagtggaagtttacaaatcaagtcagtctctcacataaacaCTTATATACAACTTGCACATATTCCCCATTACTCTACCCCCgccatgagacagcccgctccctccttccactctctcttttcgtgacccttttgccagcttctaagcctctctaccctcccatctccccttgagggaggagatgccaacatagtctcaagtgtccacctgatccaagaagctcactcctcaccagcatccctctccaacccattgtccagtccaatccatgtctgacgagttggctttgggggTGGTTACTGTCGTGGGCCAACAGATggtctaggggccatgatcaccagggtccttctagcctcagtcagaccattaagtctggtctttttatgagaatttggggtctgcaccacactgttctcctgctccctcagggcttctctgttgtgttccctgtcaggacagtcatcggttgtggccaggcaccatctagttcttctggatgatgtagtctcaggatgatgtagtctcaggatgtagtctctggttcatgtagccctttctgtctcttgggctcgttattatcttgtgttcttgATGTTCAttctctttgatccaggtgggttgagactcattgatgcatcttagatggccacttgctagcatttaagaccccagacaccactcttcaaagtgggatgctgaat
Proteins encoded:
- the LOC100671615 gene encoding protein SPATA31F1-like; translated protein: MAKAAAVGPCMTDCKLLRLQALFSELGSATEALTTLSGQLTEMSHETRTLNLQTKQPNPMRQAWLPREGRVLQLLYGDLYYPVSNATALDIQQLVTGKNTLITPTSAGTSQHSFCLEILSISGVSKQSLQLRSKNSRELLPASVTSTLLQLTNQTSLTQTAAPSTSLVIIQDHWDEHLQLGKGFQLPDVPRNPGTIPSSSLGETRVPVSQQEMLYSNHKFSHGNQGQQPLRSHVSLLFLTTDLTNLTHAIAIHTVTIFPTHLSLLSPELLRFLEVHVKKWMHFQRWGHPRHVEESLRQLMNDNLNAYVETTGTISHKTWGSCMLSQPTQAFWLFKWSIRDQDQSCHCQRTPSPLALALPSPALKVLNSLYPQPERQAEDSGDHLKQKHSQQFCSFSCLASESLLVTDIDRLKQKHSQQFCSFSCLTSESLLVTDIEFQGISTNRHIPQFPLNVLVFFNEHSFLPLLPNNPPQSASPSSTSVPNLVSPTDHQRNQINIPFRALAKFRVLEWNLLQRQLQVRWQLPAAFERSQYAQSLMQYKTGDTTPSPETLRSSWSRKPISLLRGELPFFPDHAQRLLEFHLQKQLIPQHGGMSQRIKQSTTLLLSRADQQPLLLRSKALDNVNASWSAAPEVSGVSDMTSLTLAPVLDSMPRLLTQTTAILQKHIDYKGWQTLQGTVIAHIFICQDSGIPGSMEVAQYPCIPENKLLELKAATDPEIYQKVMPSQTSPGAVIDHTKLSRSLPKGPVEKLGTNLQDKHLAFLSGLPDLYYLAPSKATGLPITSQSEIAEIMPEPVEITPEPLTEMISYEEQCISPGPGLQDDETGADGAQEFLAEVQEEQTKEMVHLESQTDAVILKALKTPILTKLNFHLRKKVLEIQMGIPIKAREFRNQTVVVSEKLPTQEASGSLNSEGKTWLQKLHIPPNSPYAPDPELTCLRKQLIFELKTVQERKKQGSSRAGPHGSNHWVSKISHLSRDMADVQELCAQLEARVNSPSLEEAWCPESQGPSKTNDSAQVPTLAVKKEYPRKPKPQEDTTEWNPGFGLPSPTENRPPAEDQKPAGLSVNRTPRGPWQRSVSFDITAPSQHSPQYCPQFKLPKLPPGALGGKDSEKNDVEDSENNLNVITEPGRIPGTAQPVVPQASQGQSSLGPLIQGKPLQDKPLWNETPEEGMRLAHTQKSPGLPEPGLRNKVKCIFSCIHSKTVDEKSMFSSEEKVTKTRKNRLKKSLAPAKGLWDKLRQRRQQRIRSPISPH